The Planctomycetia bacterium genome window below encodes:
- a CDS encoding response regulator, producing the protein MDQQNLIIADSDVALVELLAHHFRGRGYAVTTAYDAHTVLKLVHLQTPDAFVLGIEMKCDNGLCVCELLSSERRFSYLPAVLLTAQHEDRYKHDCHGLCAVYATKGEGLARRVETALAQIESHEPAIYAAT; encoded by the coding sequence ATGGATCAGCAGAACCTCATCATCGCCGATTCCGATGTCGCACTCGTCGAGCTGCTCGCCCACCATTTCCGTGGTCGCGGCTACGCAGTGACGACCGCCTACGACGCCCATACGGTGTTGAAGCTGGTGCATTTGCAAACGCCCGACGCGTTCGTGCTCGGGATCGAAATGAAGTGCGACAACGGCCTCTGCGTCTGCGAGTTGCTTTCGTCGGAACGGCGCTTCTCGTACTTGCCGGCCGTCTTGCTCACGGCCCAACACGAAGACCGCTACAAGCACGATTGCCACGGTCTGTGCGCCGTGTATGCGACGAAAGGGGAAGGGCTCGCCCGACGCGTCGAAACGGCTCTGGCGCAAATCGAATCGCACGAACCGGCGATCTACGCCGCGACGTAA
- a CDS encoding DUF3891 family protein: MIRRDVTLADGRPGWAMISQLEHARIAAEVARAWNVAEFPLALPHEELLAAVLRHDDGWLPWEMRPTVVDGKPRDFMEMPLDESLAIWRRSIAVAQNLGPLAAYAVGSHFAALCRWSHEKAHHTATWLHLAEEFIDEQDELARERLAELVARARAAQQEPVEIHLVEIEARKNADRAWHALQFFDRVSLWLCCSERREPETVSVPESLGTGLGAFRFTPVGFRSKAAGADDTPRGAEIVAEILVEPWPLVGERLDLATLAEAVPQADYDSPDTLARAQREPVPLAWSLRRK; the protein is encoded by the coding sequence ATGATCCGACGTGACGTAACGTTAGCCGATGGTCGGCCTGGTTGGGCCATGATCTCGCAGTTGGAGCATGCGCGGATTGCGGCCGAGGTGGCTCGAGCGTGGAACGTGGCGGAGTTTCCCCTCGCGCTGCCGCACGAAGAATTGCTGGCCGCCGTGTTGCGACACGACGACGGTTGGCTGCCGTGGGAGATGCGGCCGACCGTCGTCGACGGCAAGCCGCGCGACTTCATGGAGATGCCGCTCGACGAAAGCCTCGCCATCTGGCGGCGCTCGATCGCCGTGGCGCAGAACCTCGGGCCGTTGGCGGCGTATGCCGTCGGCTCGCACTTCGCGGCCTTGTGCCGTTGGTCGCATGAGAAGGCGCACCACACGGCGACCTGGCTCCACTTGGCCGAAGAGTTTATCGACGAGCAAGACGAACTCGCGCGCGAGCGACTGGCGGAGTTGGTCGCTCGAGCCCGGGCCGCGCAACAGGAACCAGTCGAGATCCATTTGGTGGAAATCGAGGCCCGGAAGAATGCCGATCGGGCTTGGCATGCGCTCCAGTTTTTCGATCGCGTGAGCCTTTGGCTCTGCTGTTCGGAGCGTCGGGAGCCGGAGACCGTGAGCGTGCCCGAGAGCTTGGGCACGGGGCTCGGCGCCTTCCGGTTTACGCCGGTCGGCTTCAGGAGCAAGGCCGCGGGTGCCGATGATACGCCTCGGGGGGCTGAGATCGTGGCGGAGATTCTAGTCGAGCCGTGGCCGTTGGTCGGAGAGCGATTGGACCTGGCGACCCTCGCCGAGGCGGTTCCGCAGGCCGATTACGACTCGCCGGACACCTTGGCCCGGGCCCAGCGAGAGCCGGTGCCGCTAGCGTGGTCGTTGCGACGAAAGTAG
- a CDS encoding 50S ribosomal protein L27 yields the protein MAHKKGQGSSSNGRDSNPQYRGVKKFGGQVVTPGHILVRQVGNKWHGGKGVGQGSDFTLYALIEGVVHFDRGGRRINVVDPASLAAAAAN from the coding sequence ATGGCACATAAAAAGGGTCAGGGCTCCAGCAGCAACGGCCGGGATTCCAACCCACAGTACCGCGGCGTCAAGAAGTTCGGCGGCCAAGTGGTCACGCCCGGGCACATCTTGGTTCGCCAAGTCGGCAACAAGTGGCACGGCGGCAAGGGAGTCGGGCAAGGTTCCGATTTCACGCTCTATGCCCTCATCGAAGGCGTCGTGCATTTCGATCGGGGTGGTCGCCGGATCAACGTCGTCGATCCAGCTTCGCTCGCCGCGGCTGCCGCCAACTAG